Sequence from the Thermodesulfobacteriota bacterium genome:
CGTAACTACTGCCCACCAAAATGCATCTCCGACAGTCCTGATAGAAGCATGTATCGCCTTATGCTCAAAGTAATAGATGCCGACAGAACAGAGAGACAAAACCAAAAAGGTTAAGCCCATCACCTTAAACAGGTGCTCCCTCCTGATAGTGAGAAATATTTTATTCAAGAAACCTAATGCATTATCTAGAAAACGATATATTTTTTGCATAAGAGGTTTTATAGACTATTACTTTGCAATCGTAATTTATACTTTCAGGCACATTAGCCCAGTCTTTTCAGTCATAAAACGGTCAAATCCGTCATCGTCAAGCTTGAAACGTTGCCCCAGAAACTCCTCCACTATGGGGCCTCCGGAATATACTGCTTTCGGAGCATCAGAGAGAACAGCTTCCAAAATGAGGTCGGCAATCAAATCCGGTCCTGGAATAGAAATGCTGGCAAATACCTTCCCCAAACTGGCACCGGAAGCCTGGTAAACTGGCTTATAATCAGAGGCGGTTCTGGAGAGAAGGTCACCGGTCATTTGATTGGCCACCTCATTAAATTCTGTGGCTATTGCACCAGGTCGAATTGCAACTACTCTTATTCCAAAAGGACGTACCTCCATACGCAGCGCATCAGTAACAGCCTCTAAAGCATGTTTTGTAGAGGCATAAACCCCGCCCAGGGGAAAGGTGAATTTCCCGGCTATGGAGCTGAGATTGACAATGGTCCCTTTCCTGAACTGGCGCATGCCCGGCAAACACGCCTGGGTAATCCGTATCATAGCAAAGAGATTTACCTCAAAAATACGCCTGACGGCCTCTATGGAGACATCCTCCAGGGCTCCTCGTACACTGTATCCGGCGTTGTTAATGAGAACAGAGACAGGCTCCTGCAGACTTGAAATCTCACGGCAGAATCTTTCAATTTCCTCGGGATCTGACAGGTCTATCTGTCGTGGAATAATGCCCTGAACCTTATCTGCTAGTTCAGCAAGACGATCTCTACGCCTGGCTGCTGCAATTACTTTAAAACCTTTCCCTGCTAGTTTTATAGCTGTTTCTCTTCCTATCCCACTGCTTGCCCCTGTTACTAGAGCTGTTTGTCCTTTTTCTCCCATTTTAACCTCCCAGTCAAGACATTATCCCTTCCCAGCGTCTTTTCTTTGCAATTATACCTTCTATCTAAAAATAAATATATCATAAAAATAATAAAGCCTCTACAATAAATGGTAGTGCCTCACTTTGAAAAAAAATAATTCTTGCCATGCTTGAGCGGTTATGTTATGCTGTAGGCATGGATAAACAAAAGAAAAGACAAGATATAAATGAATTAGCTTTTAATGTAGTCCAGCAAG
This genomic interval carries:
- a CDS encoding SDR family oxidoreductase; translation: MGEKGQTALVTGASSGIGRETAIKLAGKGFKVIAAARRRDRLAELADKVQGIIPRQIDLSDPEEIERFCREISSLQEPVSVLINNAGYSVRGALEDVSIEAVRRIFEVNLFAMIRITQACLPGMRQFRKGTIVNLSSIAGKFTFPLGGVYASTKHALEAVTDALRMEVRPFGIRVVAIRPGAIATEFNEVANQMTGDLLSRTASDYKPVYQASGASLGKVFASISIPGPDLIADLILEAVLSDAPKAVYSGGPIVEEFLGQRFKLDDDGFDRFMTEKTGLMCLKV